A genomic segment from Gadus morhua chromosome 4, gadMor3.0, whole genome shotgun sequence encodes:
- the LOC115542312 gene encoding E3 ubiquitin-protein ligase TRIM39-like — MASAITSWTEVNFSCSICRDVFSSPVSTPCGHNFCRTCITKYWDEQVKYKCPVCNKLFDTRPDLQVNTLLSEMVDRFGTSVRVREQPYVEPAEVPCDICTGTQLKAVKSCLECFMSFCQTHLEPHQRVTVLKKHRLAEPMDRLEDRMCKIHDRLLELFCHAEQVCVCQFCTEGDHRSHPVVPLKEEYEVKMAQLGKIEAEVQQMIQERLNNIQEIKDKIKCSKADADREIADGVRVITALMRCIEKCQDDLNQMVKERLKSTEKQAEDLIKELEQEIEDLTNRSSEVKQLSQTKDHLHFLQAFRSLKNPPPTRDWTTVEVRPPSYVGTLRRSLDQLEETLSMEMMKLHDTELKIVQQYEVDVTLDSDAAQPRLILSEDGRQVHDGCVERKLLDNPKRFTKQLCVLTRQSFSSGRFYFEVQVKDKTGWGLGVARESINRNSFIIVTPETGYWTVYYEEDGLLFSDDPDVRLPLSAELQKVGVFVDYDEGLVSFYDVEARVHIYSATGCTFSEPLYPILCPSLYDYKGNNSAPLIISPVNQTD; from the coding sequence atggcctctgcaaTCACTTCCTGGACTGAGgtgaacttttcatgttccatctgtcgggatgtgttcagcagtccagtttccacaccatgtggacacaacttctgcagaacctgtattacaaagtactgggatgaacaagttaagtacaaatgtcctgtttgcaacaagcttttcgacacaagacctgatctacaggtcaataccctcttatcagagatggttgatcggtttggaacATCCGTAAGAGTAAGAGAGCAGCCTTATGTTGAACCAGCTGAAGTTCCCTGTGAcatctgtactgggacccagctgaaggctgtgaagtcctgcctggAGTGCTTTATGTCgttctgccaaacccacctggagccacatcagagagtcacagttttgaagaaacatcggctggccgagcctatggaccgtctggaagaccgGATGTGTAAGatacacgaccgacttctggagctcttctgccacgctgaacaggtgtgtgtgtgtcagttctgcacagagggtgaccacaggtcccatcctgttgtacctctaaaggaggaatatgaagtgaagatggcccagctggggaagatagaggctgaagtccagcagatgatccaggagagactaaataatattcaggagattaaagacaaaataaaatgcagcaaagcagatgcagatagagagatagccgatggtgtgcgggtcatcactgctctgatgcgctgcattgaaaagtgccaggatgatctcaaccaaatggttaaagagagactgaaatccacagagaaacaagctgaagacctcatcaaagagctggagcaggaaatagaagatctgaccaatagaagctcagaggtgaagcagctctcacagactaaagaccacctccacttcctccaggccttcagatccctgaagaatcctccacccaccagggactggacaacggtggaggtccgtcctccgtcatacgtagggaccttgaggagatccctggatcagctggaggagacactgagcaTGGAGATGATGAAGCTGCATGATACTGAACTGAAGAtagtccagcagtatgaagtagatgtgactctggattcTGATGCAGCTCAACCCcgtctcatcctgtctgaggatgggagacaagtacatgatggatgTGTAGAGAGGAAACTCCtggacaaccctaagagatttacgaAGCAACTATGTGTTCtaacgaggcagagcttctcctcagggagattttactttgaggtccaggttaaagacaagactggatggggtttaggagtggccagagagtccatcaacagaaacAGTTTCATTATAgtgacccctgagacgggttactggactgTTTACTACGAAGAGGATGGGTTGTTATTTAGTGATGACCctgatgtccgtctccctctgagtgctgagctccagaaggtgggggtgtttgttgattatgatgagggtctggtctccttctatgatgtggaagccagggttcatatctactctgctactggctgcacctttagtgagcctctctatccaatcctctGTCCAAGTCTCTATGATTATAAAGGTAataactctgcccccctgatcatctcacctgtcaatcaaacagactag